In one window of Fictibacillus phosphorivorans DNA:
- the glmU gene encoding bifunctional UDP-N-acetylglucosamine diphosphorylase/glucosamine-1-phosphate N-acetyltransferase GlmU, producing MTNRYAVILAAGQGTRMKSKLYKVLHPVCGKPMVQHVVDQINSLQMKQLVAVVGHGAEKVQDQLGSDVQYVLQEEQLGTAHAVMQAENALANKEGITLVVCGDTPLITSETMEKLIAEHESLGAKATILTAKAEDPTGYGRIIRNSEGTVERNVEHKDASEEERKVTEINTGTYCFDNKALFDALKQVNNENVQGEYYLPDVIEILKNAGEVVAAYQTPDFNETLGVNDRVALSQAERYMKKRINERHMRNGVTLIDPDQTYISDDAEIGSDTVIYPGTVILGQTKIGEENIIGPQSEIKDSVIGNGNTIRQSVIHDSEVGDLTAIGPFAHIRPKSVLENKVKIGNFVEIKKSVMSSGSKASHLSYIGDAEIGKDVNLGCGSITVNYDGKNKFLTKVEDGAFIGCNSNLVAPVTVGKNAYVAAGSTITDDVPAESLSIARSRQTVKENYVQKLNEKQNQNQ from the coding sequence ATGACAAATCGCTATGCGGTCATTCTTGCTGCGGGTCAAGGAACAAGGATGAAATCCAAGTTATATAAAGTTTTGCATCCTGTTTGTGGGAAACCGATGGTTCAACATGTGGTTGATCAGATCAACTCTCTTCAAATGAAACAGTTGGTGGCTGTTGTCGGCCATGGTGCTGAAAAAGTTCAGGATCAATTGGGCTCAGACGTTCAGTACGTGCTTCAAGAAGAGCAGCTTGGTACAGCACATGCTGTAATGCAAGCTGAAAACGCCCTAGCAAATAAAGAAGGAATCACACTTGTTGTTTGTGGTGATACACCTCTTATTACATCGGAAACAATGGAAAAGCTCATTGCAGAACATGAGTCTCTTGGTGCAAAAGCTACGATTCTTACAGCTAAGGCTGAAGACCCAACTGGATATGGACGTATTATCCGTAACAGTGAAGGAACAGTTGAGCGCAATGTAGAGCACAAAGATGCATCTGAAGAAGAGCGTAAAGTGACTGAGATCAATACAGGAACTTACTGCTTTGATAATAAGGCGTTGTTTGATGCGCTTAAACAAGTTAATAACGAAAACGTACAAGGCGAATATTATTTGCCTGATGTTATAGAGATCTTAAAAAATGCAGGCGAAGTAGTAGCTGCTTATCAAACACCTGATTTCAATGAAACATTAGGTGTAAATGACCGAGTAGCCTTATCGCAAGCTGAACGTTATATGAAGAAACGAATCAATGAACGCCATATGAGAAACGGTGTTACGTTGATCGATCCTGATCAAACCTATATTTCAGATGACGCAGAAATCGGTAGCGATACGGTCATCTATCCTGGGACTGTCATCTTAGGACAAACGAAAATAGGGGAAGAGAACATTATCGGACCTCAATCTGAGATCAAAGATAGTGTTATTGGAAATGGAAACACGATTCGTCAATCTGTTATTCACGACAGTGAAGTTGGAGATCTGACGGCAATCGGTCCATTTGCTCACATCCGTCCGAAGTCCGTTCTTGAGAACAAAGTAAAGATCGGTAACTTTGTAGAAATTAAAAAATCTGTGATGAGCTCAGGAAGTAAAGCGTCTCATCTTAGCTATATTGGTGATGCTGAGATCGGAAAAGACGTAAACCTTGGCTGTGGGTCTATCACAGTGAACTACGATGGTAAGAACAAGTTTTTAACAAAGGTAGAAGATGGCGCGTTTATTGGATGTAACTCTAACTTAGTTGCTCCGGTAACCGTTGGCAAGAATGCCTATGTTGCAGCTGGTTCAACAATAACAGATGACGTACCTGCTGAGTCATTATCCATCGCGAGATCACGACAAACTGTTAAAGAAAACTACGTTCAAAAGTTAAACGAAAAACAAAACCAAAACCAATAA